A window of the Thermoplasmata archaeon genome harbors these coding sequences:
- a CDS encoding ABC transporter permease — protein GIPVFGMYTIGAAYPSVLDQGVDLLSHLLLPLATLTIVLYGEFTIIMRNALIDILSEDYIVFARSKGASDRRIMQRHAYPNAQLPMISIIAVNVGLVVGGAILTEVVFSWPGVGLLIYSSITARDYPILQAAFLVVAISVVVANLVADLLYGVFDPRIRYG, from the coding sequence GCGGGATCCCCGTATTTGGGATGTACACGATCGGGGCCGCGTATCCGTCGGTGCTGGACCAGGGGGTCGACCTCCTGAGCCACCTCCTCCTGCCCCTCGCCACCCTGACGATCGTGCTCTACGGGGAGTTCACGATTATCATGCGGAACGCGCTCATCGACATCCTGAGCGAGGACTACATCGTGTTCGCGCGAAGCAAGGGGGCGAGCGACCGCCGGATCATGCAGCGTCATGCGTACCCGAATGCCCAGCTTCCCATGATCAGCATCATCGCGGTCAACGTCGGTCTGGTCGTCGGCGGGGCCATCCTCACCGAGGTCGTGTTCTCGTGGCCCGGCGTCGGCCTCCTGATCTACAGCTCGATCACCGCGCGGGACTACCCCATCCTCCAGGCCGCGTTCCTCGTCGTCGCGATTTCCGTGGTCGTGGCCAACTTGGTCGCAGACCTCCTCTACGGCGTCTTCGACCCGAGGATCCGATACGGATGA